CCTCCGCCCTTTCCACTGATGATAGGTAAGAATTCTCCCATCCATTTTTTTAAGTCAATTTGGGCCGTTTCGTCAGTAGCGCTTACGAATTGAATTTGATGGTCATTTTTGGAAACAAGATGGACGATGCACTGGTCTTTTTCAGAAACAATCGTTCTTGCCAAGGTTTGAAGCTCTTTCAATGTTCGATTTTCGTATGCTTTTGCAATGAGTGAGTACTGTTGAAAGCTTTGACTCTGGTTAATCAATTGGTTGGCTTCAAATTGAATCAACAGTTCCTTTGTTTCTTCCAACCGTTTCTCTATATCCTTATTTTTATCAAGCAATCGGATAGTAGCTTGAGTTAAGTCCTCTTCTGGTGCATTCAATAGCTGCCCAAGTTCTGATGTGATTTTTTGTTTTATAGCCAATTGCTTTAGGATGCGATTCCCACACACAAAGCGAAGGCGTATTTTCTTTCGTTGTACTTCCCACCCAACAATTTTGATGCCCATTACTTGTCCTGTAGAGTCAGGGTGCGTTCCTCCACATCCGTTGTAATCGAAGTTCGGTATGATCACTAACCGGATATTGTCATCGACCGAAAGCTCTTTTCTAAGTGGATAGCTTTTGGCTCCTTCCTTTGTAACCCATTTTGTTTCGATAGGTCTATTTTCAAGGATAATTTGGTTTGCTAAGGTTTCAGCCTGTAGGGCAACATCCTCTGTAAGTTCATGTGTATCTAAATCTATGGTTAAGGTTTCAGACCCAAGGTGAAAGCTAACGGTATGTATGTCGAACAACTCTTCAAATGCAGCTGATAATATATGCTGTCCAGCATGTTGCTGCATATGGTCGAACCTTCTTTGCCAATCAATCTCTCCTACCACTGTTTCTTTAGAAATAGGAGCTTCTAGAAAATGGCGAATCTCTCCTTCAATTTCTTCTACATCTATCACCTGTATTCCATTTAAGGTTCCTGTGTCATGAGGTTGTCCTCCACCTGTTGGATAGAAAGCGGTTTGGTCTAATACTACATATTCTCGGCCGGTGTCATCCTGCTCTTGTTTTAATACATTCGCTTCAAATGCTTTTAAGTACGGATTTTCGTAATATATTTTATGTTCCAATGACAATGACTCCTTTTGTTAGGTATTCGTGTTCTTTAAGTTTATAGGAAAAGCGATCCCTTTGTATAGGAATCGCCTTGTCATTTTTTATATTCAGTTGGAGTTTTTATATTCTTTCTATAGTCCGACGAATAAAGAACTTGTAGTAGGATAGTAAAATCAATAAAAGAATGGGGTCTGCTATTGCAGAATGCTTGATGTCCCACCATCCATACTGAAAGTAACCCCAAGGTTCTGGTAGCAATGTAATAAGTTCATAAATCAGAATAATCACTACCCAAATGGTAATATAAAGGACCTGTTTCCTGATTGGCTTTTTAAAGGGGTACCAATTGATAAACATCATATTAACAGGGGGAAGAAGGACAGAATGAGCTAACGCATCTTGCCATTGTATGGTCTGGTCAAAGTACCAGTAGGCTTTATATTTTACGTCAATAAATTTATCGAAGGAAACCTGAAACGCAATGGTAAAAGTCCAAATATGAGCTATTTCATTTCGGTTCAGGCGAGTGTTCGTTTTAAATGCTATGTAATTGAAGAGAATAATGGCACAAGTGAGTCCAATCATGAAATTCTCCTTATGTATACCACTAGGTTTAGTAACGACTTCCTACATCGTCTGAACAGCATTTCCTTCTCTTATTATTTTCCAGTTGACTGGAGATTTATGAAAATAAATGCAAAATAAAATACGACTCAAGCGAGTCGTATTTCAAATTATTCTTCTTTTTTAGAAATAGCCCCCATGCCTTCTAAAATAATTTTCGCGTCAGCACTTAAATAATCTAGTACATCTTTTCTTAAAAGAAGGGCTGTATGATTTTTTATACAAAGTTTAATTCCTCGCAGATCGAAATCTTTAGCACGTATATTGATCGTATGAATGGTTGCCATCTCTTGTCTCGACAATGGTTTTACTCCTGCATCCACTCGATCTAAAAGGAACTTAAGTAATTCCCTCGCATTGCTATTTAAGGCAGATTGCCTCTCTTTTAACAGATTTAAGTTCTCTTCCAAATAGACTCTCGCAGATACTAAATCCAACTCATCAGAACATTTATTTATTTTTTGAATTAATTCACGCAAATCCAAGATGTCTCGATCTCCTTCTTGTTCAGTTTATCAAAACAATAAAGCACTTACTGTTTTATCGGAACAAAAAGTAAGAATTATAGATGTAAAAAGTCTCAATTTTATAAGTTACAGGTCCTTTTTAGTGGCATTTCTATTATAGAGAAGGTCCTTGTGCTGATTTACAATATTTAACCACTCAAACTCATTCAGACGTATTTTTTGGAGTAACTGTCTTTTCTCGTTTAAAGCTAGCTTATATAGATTCTCTTCTAAACTACCATGAGCGTATGCTTCCTCAAGTTCATCTTGATCAAGCTCAATAATCTCGCCTGTGGGTAATACGACCACATCTAAGTACAGGTCTTCAAACCAGGGTATCCCGTTTTGGTCTGTGCCCGTTTTAGTAATTATATCTATATACCACTGAACGATTTCTCCTTTTTGGTCAAATACGGTTGTCATCGCGTAGTGCCCCTTGTTAGGAAAATGTTGAAGCCACATGAATCCATGATCGACAATACAAACTTCACGTTCCCCGTAATTCACAAACAAAGGCCCTGTTACTTCTTTCATCTCAATAAGTGTTGCATATCCCTGAAATTCCTTAGTATCAAATACATCCTGGTTATAGATTTGCTGCTTCACTCGTTTCCATCCAGCCCGATTTCCCGTTCTTCTTTTTAGCATGTTTCT
Above is a genomic segment from Bacillus carboniphilus containing:
- a CDS encoding alanyl-tRNA editing protein, with protein sequence MEHKIYYENPYLKAFEANVLKQEQDDTGREYVVLDQTAFYPTGGGQPHDTGTLNGIQVIDVEEIEGEIRHFLEAPISKETVVGEIDWQRRFDHMQQHAGQHILSAAFEELFDIHTVSFHLGSETLTIDLDTHELTEDVALQAETLANQIILENRPIETKWVTKEGAKSYPLRKELSVDDNIRLVIIPNFDYNGCGGTHPDSTGQVMGIKIVGWEVQRKKIRLRFVCGNRILKQLAIKQKITSELGQLLNAPEEDLTQATIRLLDKNKDIEKRLEETKELLIQFEANQLINQSQSFQQYSLIAKAYENRTLKELQTLARTIVSEKDQCIVHLVSKNDHQIQFVSATDETAQIDLKKWMGEFLPIISGKGGGKPTFVQGGGEGVISSNQFLQEIIDTMKREVL
- a CDS encoding DUF402 domain-containing protein, whose product is MLKRRTGNRAGWKRVKQQIYNQDVFDTKEFQGYATLIEMKEVTGPLFVNYGEREVCIVDHGFMWLQHFPNKGHYAMTTVFDQKGEIVQWYIDIITKTGTDQNGIPWFEDLYLDVVVLPTGEIIELDQDELEEAYAHGSLEENLYKLALNEKRQLLQKIRLNEFEWLNIVNQHKDLLYNRNATKKDL